In the genome of Pseudomonas fluorescens, the window CTCAGATGATGGCTCGGTAACCGCTCCCTCACGTACGAGCCCAGCAGTGCGCTGGCGGACAGGCAGGCGAAGACGATGAGGGCGATCACCACGTCATTCAAATTCAACCTCCGTTGACGCTGTCTTCCGGGGAGATATCTACTGGTACTTGATCACGATGCCTTTGAGTTTGCGTCCCTCGATGGTCGTCACGTCGCGAGCCCACAGCGGCCCGCTGGCGTAGGCACCCACCGCCTGAATGTGGTCATAGACCACTACCACCGCGTCGCCACCGAGTTTGGCGGACTCTTCCCGCAGCTTCTGTTCGACTTCGGTAATCGGTGGGGCAGGGTCGATGCTGGCGTCGATCAGCACTTCACCCAGACGCACATGTGGACGCAGAGGCTCCGAGCGCAGTACGACTACCTGGTCTGGCGATGTCGGTGCCGGATGTTCTACGCCGACATAGGCGGTGGTCTGTGCATCGACAGTGGCGCAACCATTGAGGGCCAGCAGGCTGGTGATCAGTCCACCGGCCAGTAGCAAGCATTTGAATCGGGTGGACCAGGACCGGTCGTGGGCTGGCATGGTGGGTTCGCTCCTCTGGTTCGCTGCTATCCATGTGGCTAGTTGACGGTAGCAGACAGGCCGGGAGTTGCCAGAACGCCCAATCTTTTCAGGTTGGGCTTTTTTGTGCCTTGAAGACTGTCGATAAACCAAGGCCTCTCACTGATCCTTTTCGCAGTTGACCATCCACGACACACCAAAACGGTCCACCAGCATGCCGAAGCGCGCCGCCCAGAACGTGGTCTCCAGTGGCATTTGCACAGTGCCACCGTCGGCCAGCGCATTGAAGACCCGCTCGGCCTCGGCAATGCTGTCGACGTTGAGTGAAATCGAGCAACCACTCATGCCCTGGACGGGGCGATCCGGTGTGGTGTCTGACCCCATGATCGCCTGATCGCCCACGATCAGGCGGGTATGGATGATCAGGTTGTGCAGATCCGTGGGGACATGCTCGGCGGCCGGCGTTTCGCCAAAGGTCATCATGGCTTCGATCTGGCCTTGCAGGCACTTCGCGTAGAACGTGAAGGCCGCTTTGCAGTCGCCGTTGAAGATAAGGTAGGGATTGATTTTCATGGTCGGCTCCAGGTGCTCGAGTACATACATCGGTTTGGACGCCGGTTTTTTCGGCGAATTCCGATTGTGTCGAGCCGACAAGCAAAGCGCTAAATCTTTGTCGAAGCTTGTGTTTCTTTAGATGTTTTTTCTATAGGACGCGCGAGGCTTATCGCCTCCGGTGCACGTCGCGGCGCCAGCACACGTTCGATGGCGCCGCTGACCATGCTCTCCAGCAGCTCATCACGTTCCTGCTCGTCCAGCACGTGTGGCGTCAGCCAGCAGGGAGCGCTGTTGAGCAGGGCGCCAATGGCATGCCCGGCCGCCAGCAGCCCTTGCTCGCTGAAGCGCGACTTCGCGCCCAGCATCCTCAGCAATGTGCGTTCGTATTGCTCGCGCAATTGCCGGACCCGAGCCTGTTGCTCTTCGTTCAGGCAACCGCTGTCGCGCTCCACCAGGCGGAAATGCCAGGGCATCTCCCGATGCAGATTCAGATGGGCGCGGATCAGGCTGTTGAGCTTGTCGCGCTTGCCCGGGGTCTTTTGCTGGATACGTCCCAGGGTGGCCAGCAGCTCCTCGTAGAACTCCTCGATCAGGTCGAGCAGCAGATGCTGTTTGCTGGGGTAATGGTGATACAGCGAGCCTGGGGAGAGCCCCAGGCACGTCGCGAGCTCACGCATGCCGACCTGGCCGAACCCCTTGCAGGCAAACAGCTCCAGGACCTTGTCCCGGTACTCGGCAAAGCGCGAGCAACGCTCAGGCATAGGCATGGAAGCCGCGCCCCGTTTTGCGTCCCAGGTAACCGGCGGCGACCATTTCCTTGAGCAACGGCGCCGGGCGATATTTGCTGTCGTTGAAACCGTCATAGAAGGCTTCGAGGATCGACAACAGGGTGTCCAGGCCAATCAGGTCCGCCAGGGCCAATGGGCCGATAGGCTGATTGCAGCCCAGGCGCATACCGGCGTCGATGTCTTCGGCGCTGGCCAGGCCTTCC includes:
- a CDS encoding VOC family protein, with amino-acid sequence MKINPYLIFNGDCKAAFTFYAKCLQGQIEAMMTFGETPAAEHVPTDLHNLIIHTRLIVGDQAIMGSDTTPDRPVQGMSGCSISLNVDSIAEAERVFNALADGGTVQMPLETTFWAARFGMLVDRFGVSWMVNCEKDQ
- a CDS encoding TetR/AcrR family transcriptional regulator — protein: MPMPERCSRFAEYRDKVLELFACKGFGQVGMRELATCLGLSPGSLYHHYPSKQHLLLDLIEEFYEELLATLGRIQQKTPGKRDKLNSLIRAHLNLHREMPWHFRLVERDSGCLNEEQQARVRQLREQYERTLLRMLGAKSRFSEQGLLAAGHAIGALLNSAPCWLTPHVLDEQERDELLESMVSGAIERVLAPRRAPEAISLARPIEKTSKETQASTKI